From a single Brettanomyces bruxellensis chromosome 5, complete sequence genomic region:
- the OXP1 gene encoding 5-oxoprolinase has translation MGNIRIAIDRGGTFTDCIGNPGTGKQEDDFVIKLLSVDPQNYPDANLEGIRRLLEIFQHKKIPRGQPIDTSEIESLRMGTTVATNALLERKGERCALVTTKGFKDVLVIGTQARPDIFDLSVAKPGLLYNTVVEIDERVTLEDFVEDPKQQVTKPNGKDLVQGLSKETIRILKAPNKDEVRSILQAVYDSGTRSIAICLMHSYTFPDHEKIVGQIAKEIGFTHISLSSELTPMIKYVARANSSVADAYLTPEIKKYLRGFESGLKDGIQKIASGKTSGLRCQFMQSDGGLVDASSFSGLRAILSGPAGGVVGYARTCYDPENGIPLIGFDMGGTSTDVSRFGDGKFDHVFETTTAGVTIQSPQLDINTVAAGGGSILSYKNGLMQVGPESASSHPGPACYRKGGPLTVTDANLFLGRLVPEFFPKIFGPNEDQGLDYAITKQRFAEITSEINSCNPDIKPMTAEEVANGFLSVAYENMARPVRQLTEAKGHVLSKHRLVSFGGAGGQCAFAVANLLGINTILIHKYSSVLSAYGMELADVVKEVQEPASFTLNNESRPDIESVFTRLKGEAKLSLQAQGFTGDDDIVYEEYLNLRYQGTESGIMVPREADKGSWGFKETFCDMHKREFGFLFDKQIIVDDVRVRGIGKATKRDEDTVDHQIKELKAKHSIKPVSADEATMVKDVYWDKGGSKPTSIYYLDHLPVGTEVQGPAIIADGTQTNLIPPNGKALVLKTHLFVTLTKSLEMKHEKKQTEKEASKEITIEPVLLSIFSHRFMDIAEQMGNSLQKTSVSVNVKERLDFSCALFDSEGNLVANAPHVPVHLGSMSTCISCQAKLWKGRLHEGDVIITNHPAAGGTHLPDITLITPAFDHEKIIFYVAARAHHADIGGLLPGSMPPNSKELWQEGACFYSELLVKGGVFQEEMVVQKLLKDPAQHAGCSGSRRLSDNLSDLKAQLAANQMGISLIDRLVTEFDLPTIMGYMHAIQDNAADTVSRMLDRIIAKHGIENIHCVDHMDDGSAICLHLRKNQENGKIIFDFTGTSPQAYNNLNAPHAITYSAIIYCLRCMVDEDIPLNQGCIRPIEVVIPKSSLLDPDSGCAVVGGNVCTSQRVTDTILKAFHVMADSQGCCNNFTFGNDGFGYYETIAGGHGASAHWSGVSGIQTNMTNTRITDAEVFEKRYPIILRDFSIRENSGGNGLFKGGNGVRREIEFRIPVNASILSERRAIAPHGMEGGEDGSRGLNLWIRNVGDKKQVINIGGKASVDVSSGDRIIILTPGGGGWGEPSARTPESQRKKVVYPVGAGSLSIRKKQQYEN, from the exons ATGGGTAACATTAGAATCGCTATAGAC AGAGGTGGAACATTCACCGATTGTATTGGAAATCCAGGGACAggaaaacaagaagatgattTCGTGATTAAGCTATTGTCGGTTGATCCACAAAACTATCCGGATGCCAACCTAGAAGGAATAAGAAGGCTTTTGGAGATATTTCAGCACAAGAAGATCCCAAGAGGACAACCGATAGATACATCAGAAATTGAATCATTGCGTATGGGTACTACAGTTGCCACAAATGCATTGCTTGAACGTAAGGGTGAAAGATGTGCATTGGTTACCACCAAGGGTTTTAAGGATGTTCTCGTGATAGGTACACAGGCACGTCCAGACATTTTTGATTTATCAGTTGCCAAACCTGGCCTTCTATATAATACGGTTGTTGAAATCGATGAGAGAGTTACTCTTGAAGATTTTGTTGAAGATCCAAAGCAACAGGTGACAAAACCAAACGGAAAAGATCTGGTCCAGGGTCTTTCTAAAGAAACAATTCGGATTCTAAAAGCCCCAAATAAGGATGAGGTTAGGTCTATACTACAGGCAGTTTATGATTCCGGAACCAGATCGATTGCGATCTGTCTCATGCATTCATACACGTTCCCAGATCATGAGAAAATTGTGGGCCAGATTGCCAAAGAGATTGGCTTCACAcatatttcactttctAGCGAGTTGACGCCCATGATAAAGTATGTTGCCAGGGCTAATTCCTCTGTTGCGGATGCTTACCTAACTCctgaaatcaagaaatatCTACGTGGATTCGAATCTGGCCTCAAGGATGGCATTCAGAAGATTGCCTCTGGAAAAACTTCCGGATTGCGTTGTCAGTTTATGCAGTCTGATGGTGGTCTGGTTGAtgcttcctctttttctggTCTTCGTGCAATCCTTTCGGGACCTGCTGGAGGTGTTGTTGGCTATGCTAGAACGTGTTACGATCCCGAAAATGGTATACCATTGATTGGTTTCGATATGGGTGGTACATCGACTGATGTTTCTCGTTTTGGTGATGGCAAGTTCGATCACGTTTTTGAAACCACCACCGCTGGTGTCACAATTCAGTCGCCACAACTTGACATAAATACTGTGGCTGCTGGTGGTGGATCCATTCTTTCGTACAAAAACGGTTTGATGCAAGTCGGTCCTGAATCTGCATCTTCTCACCCTGGTCCTGCTTGCTACCGTAAAGGAGGCCCTCTAACTGTTACTGATGCAAATCTCTTTTTGGGTAGGCTTGTTCCTGAGTTCTTTCCGAAGATTTTTGGCCCAAACGAGGACCAGGGCTTGGATTATGCGATCACAAAACAAAGGTTTGCGGAGATCACTTCTGAGATTAATTCGTGCAACCCAGATATCAAGCCTATGACTGCGGAGGAAGTTGCCAACGGATTTCTATCTGTCGCCTATGAAAACATGGCACGTCCCGTGAGACAACTTACTGAGGCAAAAGGTCATGTTTTATCCAAGCACAGACTTGTTTCCTTTGGTGGTGCTGGAGGTCAGTGTGCTTTTGCAGTTGCGAATCTTTTGGGAATCAACACCATTCTCATACATAAATACTCCTCTGTTTTGTCTGCGTATGGTATGGAGTTAGCTGATGTGGTGAAAGAAGTTCAGGAACCTGCTTCATTTACATTGAACAACGAGTCAAGACCGGACATCGAGTCTGTTTTCACGCGCTTGAAAGGTGAGGCCAAGTTGTCATTACAAGCTCAGGGATTTACAGGTGATGACGATATTGTGTACGAGGAATATTTGAACTTGAGATATCAGGGAACGGAGTCCGGCATTATGGTTCCAAGAGAAGCAGATAAGGGTTCCTGGGGCTTTAAGGAGACATTTTGCGACATGCATAAGCGTGAGTTTggatttttgtttgataAGCAGATTATTGTCGATGATGTTAGGGTTCGTGGTATAGGAAAGGCAACAAAGAGAGACGAGGATACTGTTGATCACCAAATCAAGGAATTAAAGGCTAAACACAGTATAAAGCCAGTTTCTGCCGATGAAGCAACTATGGTGAAGGATGTTTACTGGGATAAGGGTGGCAGCAAACCAACAAGTATATACTACCTTGATCATCTTCCAGTGGGAACGGAAGTTCAAGGTCCTGCTATCATTGCAGATGGCACTCAGACTAACCTTATTCCACCTAATGGGAAAGCGCTAGTGCTCAAGACCCATTTGTTCGTTACACTTACTAAATCATTGGAAATGAAGCACGAGAAGAAGCAGACCGAAAAAGAGGCTTCAAAGGAGATCACAATTGAGCCAGTTCtactttctattttttcccatAGGTTTATGGATATAGCTGAGCAGATGGGTAACTCGCTTCAGAAAACTTCCGTCTCTGTTAATGTGAAGGAAAGGCTTGACTTCTCGTGTGCTCTCTTTGATTCTGAGGGCAACTTGGTGGCAAATGCTCCTCATGTCCCGGTTCATTTGGGATCGATGTCCACGTGTATTTCGTGTCAGGCCAAACTTTGGAAAGGCCGCTTACATGAGGGTGATGTGATTATAACTAATCATCCTGCTGCAGGAGGAACGCACTTGCCAGATATTACTTTGATTACTCCAGCATTTGACCACGAAaaaatcatattttatGTCGCTGCTCGTGCACATCATGCTGATATTGGTGGATTGCTACCAGGAAGTATGCCTCCAAATTCAAAGGAGTTATGGCAGGAAGGAGCCTGCTTCTACTCCGAGTTGTTGGTTAAAGGAGGTGTATTCCAAGAAGAAATGGTTGTGCAGAAGCTTCTTAAGGATCCAGCTCAACATGCTGGCTGCTCTGGCTCCAGAAGACTCTCGGACAATCTTTCTGACCTTAAGGCACAATTGGCAGCAAACCAGATGggtatttctttgattgaCAGACTTGTTACCGAGTTTGACCTTCCTACTATTATGGGATACATGCATGCCATTCAAGACAATGCCGCAGATACCGTCTCGAGAATGCTAGACCGTATAATTGCCAAGCATGGAATTGAAAATATCCATTGCGTCGATCATATGGATGATGGTTCTGCGATCTGCTTGCACTTGAGGAAGAACCAAGAGAACGGAAAGATAATCTTTGATTTCACCGGAACCTCGCCTCAGGCATACAACAATTTGAATGCCCCACATGCCATCACATACTCGGCAATCATTTATTGTTTAAGGTGCATGGTCGATGAGGATATTCCGTTGAACCAAGGATGTATTCGTCCAATTGAAGTTGTTATTCCTAAATCCTCTCTCTTGGATCCCGACAGTGGTTGTGCCGTTGTTGGAGGAAATGTCTGCACCTCTCAAAGAGTGACCGATACAATTCTTAAGGCATTTCACGTTATGGCTGATTCTCAGGGTTGCTGTAACAACTTTACCTTTGGTAACGATGGATTTGGCTATTACGAAACTATAGCAGGTGGTCACGGTGCTTCTGCTCATTGGAGTGGTGTGTCTGGCATTCAAACAAACATGACGAATACTAGAATTACAGATGCTGAAGTGTTTGAAAAGAGATACCCGATCATTCTCAGAGACTTCTCGATTAGAGAGAATTCTGGTGGGAATGGACTTTTCAAAGGTGGAAATGGAGTTCGCCGTGAAATTGAATTTCGTATTCCTGTAAATGCATCGATATTGTCAGAGAGGCGGGCAATTGCACCTCATGGAATGGAAGGTGGTGAGGATGGCTCCAGAGGACTGAACTTATGGATTAGGAATGTTGGTGATAAGAAGCAAGTCATTAACATTGGAGGAAAGGCTAGTGTAGACGTTTCATCTGGTGATAGAATTATCATACTTACACCTGGAGGAGGTGGCTGGGGAGAACCATCAGCTCGCACGCCTGAGTCACAACGGAAAAAGGTGGTATATCCTGTTGGTGCAGGTTCGCTCTCGATCAGGAAGAAGCAACAGTATGAGAATTAA
- a CDS encoding uncharacterized protein (MEROPS:MER0002475~BUSCO:EOG092606AJ) produces the protein MSDTIDDADLISLDEERSLNKDAIDLSSDDAISSNSSTDIDSSEPSKNVDKILEEVPSYYKAKVESYHTWEIEDITQLVGDEKVFGPKFKVGDDFVFNPLITTGRRDNYLTFSVYLAGAPVDSKVSASGDWHCCAQFALDIWNPDDPSENKRNSTHFRYNPRVGDWGFINLLDGRLRLDSELINHKRLNITSYVRIIDDFTGVLWHDFIDYDSKKSTGYVGINNQGATCYLNSLLQSYYFTKKFRKKVYQIPTQDEIKFNLDSFREYLEQPKSVSLALQRIFYNLQTSDKPIDTMELTDSFGWTSADAFTQHDVQEMNRILMDKLESRMKHTDIEGCLNDIFVGKMKSFIRCVNVDYESSRTEDFWDIQLNVKGLKNIKQSFENYIEMELLDGENKYDAAGYGLQAAQKGVVFENFPPVLHLQLKRFEYNFEYDQLMKVNDRYEFFNSIDLKPYMDKNAEHYNEDWEYELHCVLVHQGDVSMGHYYAMIKPNEEDKWFRFDDDKVWRVTPDEVFEGSFGADEDPDTLKGMTRDEQQDFQLRKHTSAYMLVYIRKSKVAEILSEVEHKDIPEHIPKQIKYEREQLAKIEKEQEEMHLYANFKVFYHKAFTKYQGFDLGPDDEDQQNYCEDLYDEESYPLSFRLLKTDSFSKVFDTVIAKLNLTVDPKFLRFWINFRRKNYALRPGKSIYFNYNDAVSQRVTIESIIEDYQIPKNSHHNSGLEESVHISLYLEDASVDLGFVSNSIYDMKKNGKLSSKEFNENITENYEKMSQMALQHYNPKLELTSENEYEIIDDNSEHLEHEHDQENCSKYLIFLKFFDLPKQKIYGLCHVMAKMDKPVQSLTPFINNIMNFPMNTQLEYYEELGSDQIVHIQSGSTFYKSELDNGDIICFTKASWGDIKSEAEYLTVPDMYSYLANRVHFKVSSLQKVDEDEEDYIVHRSEENKEVEHASKSFEMWFSTALGYKAFAKKIGERLELDPEYLRLFIVGRPNQTFPLKSTTPLKRLLARIPKSQTLDICYEVLSVTLSDFEHMILCTVFWVGQGICREQKHEFFLPKFSTVIDLIDRLQSKVHFKPEEEDSLVVWTMDRKHRLKSICESDMKIEESPEFIVGYYPTYREVLRTKPKNIKLIPGFQFFGQIQNSHSLPFIFDLVQGEKLEDTKVRIHKLLGISEKEFENVRIAVTDLNAVDYMDSSERDSVELFKLAENTPFYLAIEHPDRNLRRASAYEPSLYIKG, from the coding sequence ATGTCCGATACAATTGACGACGCTGATCTCATTAGtttggatgaagaaagatcaCTCAACAAGGATGCAATTGATTTAAGTAGTGATGATGCCATAAGTTCTAATTCAAGTACGGATATTGATTCATCGGAGCCTAGTAAAAATGTCGACAAGATTCTTGAAGAAGTGCCATCATATTATAAAGCGAAAGTTGAATCATATCACACATGGGAAATCGAAGATATTACTCAACTTGTTGGGGATGAGAAGGTTTTCGGTCCGAAATTCAAGGTTGGAGAcgattttgttttcaatcCTTTAATAACCACCGGAAGAAGGGATAATTATCTAACATTTTCTGTTTATCTAGCAGGTGCTCCCGTCGATTCAAAAGTGTCAGCTTCTGGTGATTGGCATTGTTGTGCTCAATTTGCCTTAGATATATGGAACCCGGATGATCCATCCGAAAACAAGAGAAACTCAACACATTTTCGTTATAATCCGAGAGTTGGCGATTGGGGCTTTATAAATCTACTTGACGGAAGATTGAGGCTGGACTCCGAGCTCATAAATCACAAACGGCTCAATATAACATCTTACGTGAGGATAATTGACGATTTCACAGGCGTTTTATGGCATGACTTTATTGATTATGATTCAAAGAAGTCTACTGGCTATGTCGGAATCAATAATCAAGGTGCAACATGCTATTTGAATTCCCTACTTCAATCATACTActttacaaaaaaatttagaaagAAGGTTTATCAAATCCCTACACAGGACGAAATAAAGTTTAATTTAGATTCTTTTAGGGAATACCTTGAACAGCCAAAAAGTGTTTCGCTAGCCCTTCAGCGTATATTCTACAATCTACAAACATCTGACAAGCCTATAGATACGATGGAGCTAACCGATTCATTTGGATGGACCAGTGCAGATGCGTTTACGCAACATGATGTCCAGGAGATGAATCGTATATTAATGGACAAATTGGAATCTCGAATGAAGCACACGGACATTGAAGGTTGTCttaatgatatatttgttggAAAGATGAAGAGTTTTATTCGGTGTGTCAACGTAGATTACGAAAGTAGTCGGACCGAAGATTTCTGGGATATCCAATTAAATGTTAAGggtttgaaaaatataaagcaaTCCTTTGAGAATTACATTGAAATGGAGCTGTTGGACGGTGAAAACAAATATGATGCTGCTGGCTACGGATTACAAGCTGCTCAGAAAGGTGTTGTGTTTGAAAACTTCCCTCCGGTTCTGCATTTGCAATTGAAGAGATTCGAGTacaattttgaatatgatCAGTTGATGAAAGTCAATGATAGATATGAATTTTTTAATTCGATCGACTTGAAACCCTATATGGACAAAAATGCCGAGCATTACAACGAGGATTGGGAATATGAACTCCATTGCGTTTTAGTTCATCAAGGTGATGTTTCCATGGGCCATTACTATGCAATGATCAAACCAAACGAAGAGGATAAGTGGTTTAGGTTTGACGACGATAAAGTCTGGAGGGTTACTCCAGATGAAGTTTTCGAGGGTAGTTTTGGAGCTGATGAAGATCCTGATACGCTGAAAGGTATGACCAGAGATGAACAGCAGGATTTTCAATTGAGAAAGCACACTTCAGCATACATGCTTGTTTATATAAGGAAGAGTAAGGTGGCTGAGATTCTTTCTGAAGTCGAACACAAAGATATTCCTGAGCATATTCCAAAGCAGATCAAATATGAAAGGGAACAGCTGGccaaaattgaaaaggagCAAGAAGAGATGCATCTGTACGCAAACTTCAAGGTTTTCTACCATAAAGCTTTTACGAAATACCAAGGTTTTGACCTTGGACCAGATGACGAGGACCAACAAAATTATTGTGAGGACTTGTATGATGAAGAGTCGTACCCCCTTTCATTTAGACTTCTTAAGACTGATAGCTTCTCAAAAGTTTTTGATACAGTTATTGCAAAACTTAACTTAACAGTTGATCCAAAGTTCTTACGGTTCTGGATCAATTTTCGTCGGAAGAACTATGCACTCCGTCCTGGCAAATCGATATACTTTAATTATAACGATGCAGTATCACAGAGGGTTACCATTGAGTCTATAATTGAGGATTATCAGATTCCTAAAAACAGCCACCACAACTCAGGCTTGGAGGAAAGCGTGCACATATCATTATACTTGGAGGACGCTTCGGTAGACCTTGGATTTGTTTCTAACTCCATATAtgatatgaaaaaaaatggaaagctTTCAAGTAAAGAATTCAACGAGAATATTACTGAAAACTATGAAAAGATGTCGCAAATGGCTCTTCAACATTATAATCCGAAGTTGGAACTAACGTCtgaaaatgaatatgaaaTTATTGATGATAACTCTGAACATTTGGAACATGAACATGATCAGGAGAACTGCTCGAAGTATTTAATTTTCCTTAAATTCTTTGACTTgccaaaacaaaaaatttatggGTTATGCCATGTTATGGCCAAAATGGACAAACCAGTTCAGTCCCTAACGCCATttataaataatattatgaaTTTCCCAATGAACACGCAACTAGAATATTATGAGGAGTTGGGATCCGATCAGATAGTGCATATTCAGTCAGGCAGTACGTTTTACAAGTCTGAACTTGATAATGGAGATATAATCTGCTTTACGAAAGCTTCATGGGGTGACATTAAATCGGAAGCGGAATACCTTACTGTTCCGGACATGTACAGCTATTTGGCAAACAGAGTACACTTTAAAGTTTCTTCTCTACAAAAagtggatgaagatgaggaagattATATTGTTCACAGAAGCGAGGAGAACAAGGAAGTTGAGCATGCATCAAAATCATTTGAGATGTGGTTCTCGACGGCATTAGGCTATAAGGCGTTTGCAAAGAAGATTGGTGAACGCTTAGAATTGGATCCAGAATACCTAAGATTATTCATAGTGGGTCGGCCAAACCAAACATTCCCATTAAAGAGCACCACACCTTTAAAGCGTCTACTTGCAAGAATTCCTAAATCACAGACATTAGATATATGCTATGAGGTTTTGAGTGTTACACTTTCTGATTTCGAACATATGATACTGTGCACAGTGTTCTGGGTTGGACAAGGAATTTGTAGAGAGCAGAAGCATGAATTTTTCCTTCCGAAATTTAGTACGGTGATCGACTTGATTGATAGACTTCAAAGTAAGGTTCATTTCAAGCCGGAGGAGGAGGATTCTTTGGTTGTCTGGACAATGGACCGGAAGCATCGTCTCAAATCAATTTGCGAATCGGATATGAAGATTGAAGAATCACCTGAATTCATTGTTGGATATTATCCTACGTATCGTGAAGTTCTTCGTACAAAGCCAAAAAACATCAAGCTAATTCCAGGATTTCAATTCTTTGGTCAGATTCAAAATTCTCACAGTTTACCTTTCATATTCGATTTAGTTCAAGGAGAGAAACTGGAAGATACGAAGGTTCGGATTCATA